Part of the Aquimarina sp. TRL1 genome, GGGTATATTTTGCTTGCACAGCGATACGTAATTTTCTCTACTCTATCCAGTAATTTTCTTTTACTTCCAGTAGCTACCAATAAAGGGAGTCCTGCAATGGTGTGTAACCGTATCGGTACTCCTGCTAATTTTGCAGCGATCATTGACAAAGTCCCTGCTTTTGGAGTATGGCTATGTACAATATCAGGTTTTTCTTTCCTGAAAATTTTATATAATTGATAAACCGCCTTTAAATCCTGTAATGGGGTAATTTTTCTGGTCATTTCTACCCCAATGACTGGTATTTGTTCTTCTTCTGAAACCTTTTGAAGCTTATCCCCACCTGAACTCGATATTCCTTTTATATCAAAATACTGAGACATGAATTTTAACTGCCCTTTTAGTAATCCCCCTAAAGACAAAGGAACAGTTGTTACCCTTATAATTTTTTTCACTGTGTTTTAAATCGTTATTGTGTGAAATATGATGTTTTTGTGATACGACAAAGATATATCTTAATTTTCATATTTATATGGAAATCCTGTTGATATTCTCCAAAGATAATTCTGAAAAACAAAAACCATTTTTCTTATAAAAATGCATAAAAAAAAGATGATTTTATTTTCTTTGCTATTTTGATTTTTACCTTTTGTATTTTCTTGTTAATTTTTATTACAAAACCGTAATCAAAAAAGCTCCTTCTCCTATATTATTAAATATTTGATTTTCAAACAGGTATTATTACCTATTAAGGAAAAACCATAAAATTTATATAAATTAACAATAATTAACTTACTGATTTACAATTAGTTAAATGTTAATTTTAACTTAATTTTAACACGTAATAATATAATATATACCAAATAATCACGTTATTTATTAGCACCTTAAATCTATTAAATATATTACTAATGAAAACTACCAAAACCTATTCCCTGATTCTATGTTGCTGTTTTTTCTTTCTTGCGTGCAGCAGCGACAATGAAGTCATAGAAGATCCTGTTGTTGTTCCCCCTCCAGGTGTCGAAGAACCTATCTCTGATGCTCCATGTAAGTTTAACTTAAATGGAGACCTACCTGTTAATGGAGTGATGGTTATTGATTGTATTTTAGACCTAGACGGAAAAACAATTGAACTTCCTGAGAATTTTAAATTTGATTTTGATGGAGGTATTATTACTAACGGAACCTTAAAATTTAACGGCGGTTATATTGACGGAAGACTTCTAAATTCTAAATTGAAAATAGAAGGCTCTACCAAACTAAAAAATCCAGCTTATCAATTTCTTCCTTCGAGATGGGAGATTGTGCAAGGAAAAACTACTCAAGAAAACGCACTGAGAAATAAAAAAATCCTGGAAGATAATTTTGAAATGGCACAGGCACTTAAAGCTGAAAGTTTTTCTATAGGTGCTATGGATGCCTATTTTTATATTGCGGAGGAGTATGTAGAAGGAAATTATTATCCGACTTTGGAAGCAATTAATGTGCCTTCCAACTTTACTTTGATTATGAGTAATGATACGCATATACGTACTTTTCCTAATAGCAGTTCTAAATACAGTTTATTAGCAGTACACGATGCTGAGAATATTACTATTAAAGGAGGAAATCTATACGGAGATAGAGATGAACATAATTATGCCGGTGGAGGAACTCATGAATGGGGACATGTACTGGCATTGAGATCTGCTGTTAATGTTGTTATTGATGGAGTACGCGCTGTAAATGGTGCGGGAGATGGAATCGATATTAATAGTATCGGTTTTACCCACACACCAGAAGGTTACAAACCTTCTAATAATATTATTATTAAAAACTGTATTCTCGATAGTAACAGAAGAAACAACCTAACCGTCAGTGATGGTAGGGATATCAGAATTGAAAACAATCAATTTCTAAATGCCAGTATTAATACAGCACATTCTACAGGAATAGCTCCCGGATTTGGAATTGATATTGAAGCAGAACGGGAAAGAGGAGATGATGGAGAACTAATTTATGATGAAATGGCTAGAGACATCCAGATTGTCAATAACATAGAAAGAGGAGGAAGAAAAGGAGCGTTTCTTGTTTTTATCGGATACGATATTCTTATTGAAGGAAACCAAACTGAAAATTCGATAGGGTATTCTTTTGGAAATGGAATAAAAATCAGAAAAAATAAAATTACAGCTGTTGGGTCTGATAAAACTGAAGGGACAGCAATTCTTGCAGGAAGAACTGCCAATAGTGAGACAATCTATAATAACGATATCTCTGAGAATGAAATTATCGGATATAATGTAGGTATTAATGTCAAAAACAGAGATACCAAAGTATATAAAAATGTAATTACTGATTTTACTACGGCTATCTTCCCTAGTCAACTAGAAAATTCTGAGATCTATTCTAATACACTAAACAGTTCCAGAAAGGACAGTCGAGGGATATTTGTTTTTATGACGAGTGTAAATAATATTACACTTAGGGACAATGATATTACCGTTACGTCCAATCCTATAAAATTTGCCAGTGTCAATCTTGAGCCAGAAGCACAGAACTGGAAAGTAACAGTGACTAAAAACACTACCCGATCTCCTGTTCATAACCTTATCACTATGTCGCACAATATCGATGTGATTGATAATCACTTCTTTCAGAGTTTTGAAATATACGACTCTAAGAGTATTGAATTATCCAAGAATAGAATCGATACTAACAGAGATGGAATTCATTTAAAAAACACCAATCTCAGTATAGGCATCAAGGACAATCATATCAATGTAGATCCTACTAAAGAATGTATTATCGTACAATCAACGACTAATGATGGAGAAGTACTTATCTCTAACAATACCTGCGTACAATAATCGGACCCCTCTATATAACAAGCTTCAATTTATGTTAGTACATTGAAGACTTAAAAAATTATTAAACTAAAAAGCCCTCGAAACGAGGGCTTTTTTTAATGATTCATGTATATGTTTTTATACCATTTCTGAAAACAGAAAAAAGTCCATACCTTAAAGGTATTATCCCTTCCGTTTATATGATCTTTTACCAATTTAGTTATTTTATCTTCCTTGAAGATATGCTGCTCTTTAAGAAAAGAAGGAGCTATAAAGCTCTCTAACTCTTTCTTTAATGACGAGCGTAACCAATCTCCGACAGGAACTCCAAAACCTGCTTTTGATTTATCTAAAAAACCATCTGGAAACTGATCTTTAAACGCTTCTTTGAGAATAAATTTTTTATCCCACCCTTTCATTAAATATTCTGCAGGCAAAGAATTCGTATACTTCCATATTTTTTTGTTTAAAAATGGAGCTCTACATTCCAAAGAAGTCAACATACTGGTTCTATCCACCTTGACCAGCATATCCCCCTCTAAACTCATATGTTTATCTATGGTACGATATTCAGTAAGGTTTTTTGGAGAAGATATTCCTGTGGCATTCTTATAATAATCAAACACACTATTTTCTAAATACTCTGGAGATAGATATTCTGATAGACTATCTGATGCATATCCTAACGAAATAATGTCCCAATAATAATTATCTGTATAGTCTATCGCATTCAACAACCTCTTTATTTTAAATCGTTTTCCTCTTTTATCATCTTTAGTCTTAAACAGGGATTCTGATGTGTTTAGAAGCAATTTATGCGCAGCTTGTGGTACCAACTTTGTATATCGTTGATTTATACTTCCCATATAATACTTGTTATACCCTCCAAATACTTCATCTCCTCCATCCCCTGTTAATGCTACTTTTACATGTTCACTTGTTTTATTAGCCACGAGATAACTCGGCAGAGAGGAAGAATCAGAAAATGGTTCATCAAAATTCAAAAGAATTTCACTAACATTATTCTCCAGGTCTTTTTCATTAATAATAAACTCATGATGATCACTATTGATCATTTTGGCAACAACTCTGGACTTATCAGTTTCGTCGTATGATTTCTTTTCAAAACCAATAGAAAAAGTGTTGATTTTTTTTGAGCTGATCTGCGATAAACACAAGGAAACAATCGAAGAGTCAACTCCTCCGGATAAAAATGTCCCCAAAGATACATCTGATACTGATCGGCTTTCTACACTCTCTTCTACTAATTTTTTGACTTCTTCTCTTGCATTTTCGAAAGAGACAGACGAAGTAGTTGCCGGTGTATCTTTTTCGATTTCTTCTATTTCAAACTCATTTTTGGTCAGGTCATATACCAAATAATGATTAGGTTTTAACTTATATACACCTTCGTATATTGTATAAGGTGATGGAATGTAGGTAAGTCTAAAAAATAAATTAAGCCCTTGCTTATTAATGGGAGGTATGGTCGGTAGTGTAGAAATAATTGATTTTAATTCCGAAGCCCAGATAAATTTATTCTGTTGCTGCGTATAATACATGGGTTTTTCTCCAAAATAATCTCTTCCGATAAAAACTTTATGAATGCTTTTGTCATAAATACTAAAACCAAACATTCCATCAAGTTTTTTGAATCCTGCCACCCCTTCTGTTTCATACAACTTTAAGATTACTTCTGTATCTCCTTTAGTGGTAAAATGAACTCCATTTGATTCCAGCTCTTTTCTAAGCGTTCTATAGTTATAGATTTCTCCGTTAAAAACAATACAAATCTGCTTATCCTCTGAAAATATCGGTTGATTCCCTGTATCTAAATCAATAATCGACAACCTTCTCATTCCCATAGCAATTGCGTAGGAATCATTCGAATCATGAAAAACTCCATCACTATCCGGTCCTCTGTGAATAATACAATCATTCATCAATGAAATATCTCTTTTCAGTTCTAAATCATCTTTTGAAGAAAAATTGATAAAGCCGTTTATACCACACATATAGTTAAATTTCTTAATTTGGTTTATTACTACTTTCCTAACATCTTCTTGAGCATTGATGCTTGTTTAAAAAAGAAGAGGTTATACCCAAGTAAATATTTTCTAAATAAATTTTTATTTCTATCAGTTACCTTATGATTTATATACAAGAGGTTTTCTTTTTCTAATCGTTGTTTAACTGATGTAACTTCTTTAAAAGGGAAATTATACTTAAACATCTGAAAGAACAGATCAATATTGGTCATTGTCATTCTCTCATCAAAAAAAGCAGTATTCTCCTTATTTTTTATTTCATTTTTTTCTCTAAAGTTTTTGATATTTTGCAATATCAATATAAGATCCTCTACATATTTTCTTTTCTTATTAATATCGGTAGATCTCGTTATAGAGCCTGCTGTCTGTAGGAATTTTGCAACAATCGTATCAATAGCCATGCATCGTTCTGCAAAATACAAGGCACGTGTATTGAATTCAAAATCTTCTCCATAGATTTTCTCTAAAAAAACCAGTTTATTGTCTACAAGAAAACTTCTGCGATACAATTTATTACAGGCAGAGTTCATATATTTCATATCACGGTAATACAGAACTCCAGATTTTACTTCTCCTCCTCCATCATAAGCTACTTCATAAATCACATTTCCCTGTTCATCAATTCCTTGTGCTCCATACTCTAGAATATCTAATTGATTTGCTGTAGCTATATTTATTAAAGAAGGAATCACTCCATCTATGTAAATATCATCCGCATCAAGAAAAAGCAAATAGGTCCCGATAGCATGTTCTATTCCAGTATTCCTAGCTCCTCCCAAACCTTTATTTTCCTGAGAAATCACTTTAATTACCGAGTATCGGGACGATAGCTGTTTTGCCTTTTGCTCACAATTATCAGGAGAACCATCATTGATCATCAAAATTTCATAATCCGCTTCATCTAAGCCTTGTCGCTGTACAGAAGCTACGCAGGTTTCTAAATATTGTGCTACATTATACATCGGAATGATAATGCTTAATTTTTTCGAATCAATAATATCTTTAACCATAATATATTGTAAACATTAAATAAGTAAAACCGAAATAGGCTACAGTTACCAAAGCGATGTTTAACTGTTGATTTTTAAAAAACTGTTTTTTTAAGAAAGGATAAATAATGATTAATGACATTAAAAACCAGGATAGATACGCAAATCGATTGGAGAAATTCGCGGTAATCACCAGTACCCAAAATGTATTGGCTATTAAATAGGTGTTAAATAATTGATTGTATATCTTATCTTCAAACTTTCTTTTAAATATAAAATACCATCCTGCCAACACCGGAAAACTACTATAAAACAAGAAATCAAATCGGAATCCCGAACTTTTTATAGACTCATCCAGTTCACTCGTCAGATATCCTGATAAACGATCATCTCCAAATCCAATACTTGTAAACAATCCTACCCAAAAACTTCCTGTAGCTATCGAAATAGGAGTTGCCAAAAGCCAGGCGTATAAAAAGTGTTTCGGGTTATTATAAAACACGGTGATCAGAAATGCAGAAACCGGCAGTACCAAGGATTTATGAAACAATGTAGACATAAATAACAATGTATACATTATGATTTTTTTATTGTAAAAAGAAACTGCTAAGAGGAATATAGAGGTAGCCAAACCATTTCTAATTCCATTGGTACCATATGTCCAAAAAGAAAAAGCAATGATAAACATAAAGAAAGAATAGAACCAATATTCTTTAAAGTACTTTTTGGACACGATATACATCGGAATAATATAAATGATAGCACAGATAAAAAAGAACGTATTAACATCGACTACTAATGCACACAATCTCATAAAATTATGAAAGAAAACATCTTCTGTAACATAGACACTACCTCCATTTGCATAATGGTCAAAATGCAAGGCATAGGTACTCATATCGATAAAATACTTCCCACTTACTGGTCTATATCCTATATAAACCGTCAATAACAGAAGTGTAATAATACCGATTCCTTTTAAGAAAAAAATATTTTTAATATCATTTATCTGTAGTACAACACTATGAAGCAAGATAAATAGTACTGTAATCATACAATAGTATAAATACACTTCATAATAATACTCTAATGGGATAAAATCAATCATGTAATTTCTTTCTCAAAATAGATTAAACGGCTTTGGTATCTAAATAATTGCTTATCGTATGAGATACTTCGAAAAGTTCCAGATGTTTTTTAAGTCTATCAGCATCTTTATAGAATTGATCCGTTTCAAAAACAGTGTTTAATGCTTCTGAAAACTGCACTTCTTCTGTTATGAAATCTTTCGTCATATCAGGAAAACTCAACGAACCTTTGAAAAAAGTTGGCGTAATAATTCCATAAGCAGTCATAAGATTATGATTGATTTCCCCATCTGTTTTACCTACATCCATAATTTCCAGCAGTCCTTTAGTACAATTCGACGTCACAACCGGTGTCCCCAATGCCAACGCTTCTATGATGACATTAGGCGTTCCTTCATAGTACGAAGATAATGCTAACAACTTTGCTGCTTTGATAAACTTAAAAGGGTTGTTATGTCTTCCTAAAAAAAGAATACTGTCCTCAATTCCCAAAGTCGTAATTAGCTCCTGAATATACTCCTGACACTCTCCTGCTCCATCGCCCAAAAACACCAATTTAGTCTGAGGAAATTTTTCCAGATGTAACTTAAAAGCTTTAATAAGATGCCATGGTGCTTTAACCAGTGAAATTCTCCCTACAAAAACAATAAAACGTTCCTTTACCTCTTCTGATATTTCATCAATGGGCTCTTTCCCCATGCTTCGAATTTTATCAATATTGTGAGGATTGTAAATAACTGATAAGTTATGCTTAAATCGATATCCGCAATTTTCGATCAGATCATCTTTTACTGCCTGACTGATACATACACATTTATCCAGGTACTTATAAGAGGTTTTATAAGCAACCTTACTAATCGTATTCCACAAGTTTTTACTGATTAATTCCTTGCTTTTATAGGAGTGAATACTTCCAATTTTATAGTTTTTAGTAAAGGTCAGGCTATTAAAAACATTGGACATATCCCCAAAGGAAATACTATGAGTAATTTGGTGATTTTTAATTATTTTTCGAATTGCAAAAGGGCATTTTAAATAAAAAAGCATTCGGTTTTTAGCTGACATCTCAGAAAAATCCTTATCAGACAGAAACAGCTCATCTTCATTAAAATTAATAATATCATTCTCCAATCGTATTATTTTCAGACCTTTTACATAGATATCATGTGCTTTAAAATAATTATAGAAATACAGTGCCAAGCGTTCCATTCCTCCCACACTACCATATGGCATTATCAATAAAACCTTTTTCATTATTTTTTGATTAATGTGTTAAATAGATGATCCCAAATTGGCATTACATGTGCTACTTCATATCGCTTTACATGTTGCAAAGCCTTCTCTCCCATTTGCAATCTTTGTGTTTTATTCTTCATTAAACCCGAAAGAGTTTCTGCAAAGGTTTCAATGGCTCCATTTTCAATTAAAAACCCATCCTCGCCATGTGTAATAATATCAGTCGGTCCACATGGGCAATCAAAAGCAACACACGGTACTCCTACTGACATTGCCTCTATTAACACCATTCCAAAACCTTC contains:
- a CDS encoding glycosyltransferase gives rise to the protein MKKVLLIMPYGSVGGMERLALYFYNYFKAHDIYVKGLKIIRLENDIINFNEDELFLSDKDFSEMSAKNRMLFYLKCPFAIRKIIKNHQITHSISFGDMSNVFNSLTFTKNYKIGSIHSYKSKELISKNLWNTISKVAYKTSYKYLDKCVCISQAVKDDLIENCGYRFKHNLSVIYNPHNIDKIRSMGKEPIDEISEEVKERFIVFVGRISLVKAPWHLIKAFKLHLEKFPQTKLVFLGDGAGECQEYIQELITTLGIEDSILFLGRHNNPFKFIKAAKLLALSSYYEGTPNVIIEALALGTPVVTSNCTKGLLEIMDVGKTDGEINHNLMTAYGIITPTFFKGSLSFPDMTKDFITEEVQFSEALNTVFETDQFYKDADRLKKHLELFEVSHTISNYLDTKAV
- a CDS encoding glycosyltransferase, which codes for MVKDIIDSKKLSIIIPMYNVAQYLETCVASVQRQGLDEADYEILMINDGSPDNCEQKAKQLSSRYSVIKVISQENKGLGGARNTGIEHAIGTYLLFLDADDIYIDGVIPSLINIATANQLDILEYGAQGIDEQGNVIYEVAYDGGGEVKSGVLYYRDMKYMNSACNKLYRRSFLVDNKLVFLEKIYGEDFEFNTRALYFAERCMAIDTIVAKFLQTAGSITRSTDINKKRKYVEDLILILQNIKNFREKNEIKNKENTAFFDERMTMTNIDLFFQMFKYNFPFKEVTSVKQRLEKENLLYINHKVTDRNKNLFRKYLLGYNLFFFKQASMLKKMLGK
- the asnB gene encoding asparagine synthase (glutamine-hydrolyzing), which produces MCGINGFINFSSKDDLELKRDISLMNDCIIHRGPDSDGVFHDSNDSYAIAMGMRRLSIIDLDTGNQPIFSEDKQICIVFNGEIYNYRTLRKELESNGVHFTTKGDTEVILKLYETEGVAGFKKLDGMFGFSIYDKSIHKVFIGRDYFGEKPMYYTQQQNKFIWASELKSIISTLPTIPPINKQGLNLFFRLTYIPSPYTIYEGVYKLKPNHYLVYDLTKNEFEIEEIEKDTPATTSSVSFENAREEVKKLVEESVESRSVSDVSLGTFLSGGVDSSIVSLCLSQISSKKINTFSIGFEKKSYDETDKSRVVAKMINSDHHEFIINEKDLENNVSEILLNFDEPFSDSSSLPSYLVANKTSEHVKVALTGDGGDEVFGGYNKYYMGSINQRYTKLVPQAAHKLLLNTSESLFKTKDDKRGKRFKIKRLLNAIDYTDNYYWDIISLGYASDSLSEYLSPEYLENSVFDYYKNATGISSPKNLTEYRTIDKHMSLEGDMLVKVDRTSMLTSLECRAPFLNKKIWKYTNSLPAEYLMKGWDKKFILKEAFKDQFPDGFLDKSKAGFGVPVGDWLRSSLKKELESFIAPSFLKEQHIFKEDKITKLVKDHINGRDNTFKVWTFFCFQKWYKNIYMNH
- a CDS encoding EpsG family protein, whose protein sequence is MIDFIPLEYYYEVYLYYCMITVLFILLHSVVLQINDIKNIFFLKGIGIITLLLLTVYIGYRPVSGKYFIDMSTYALHFDHYANGGSVYVTEDVFFHNFMRLCALVVDVNTFFFICAIIYIIPMYIVSKKYFKEYWFYSFFMFIIAFSFWTYGTNGIRNGLATSIFLLAVSFYNKKIIMYTLLFMSTLFHKSLVLPVSAFLITVFYNNPKHFLYAWLLATPISIATGSFWVGLFTSIGFGDDRLSGYLTSELDESIKSSGFRFDFLFYSSFPVLAGWYFIFKRKFEDKIYNQLFNTYLIANTFWVLVITANFSNRFAYLSWFLMSLIIIYPFLKKQFFKNQQLNIALVTVAYFGFTYLMFTIYYG